atcaaGTTCAATGTAATCTTCTTCTGTTTTAATCATCCCATATTTTTCAAAGCGCGGTACGAAAATCTTTCTCATTATAGCCTCTGTAAATTCAGGATGACCCTGCGTTGTTAGCGCATACCGACCATATTTTATCATTTCTGTGTCACATGAATTAGAAGATGCTACAGAACGAGCACATTCTGGCATGACTCTAACCTCTTCTCCATGACATTGCATAATCTTtaagtttttctttgtaaaaacgtttttataatATTCTTCTGATAGTATTTCAACATCCAATTTAAGATTCTCTGCACCAAATATAAACCTGCCATCACGTTTACCAACGACACCACCCAATGCCTTGGCAATTAATTGATGGCCAAAGCATATACCAAAGATTTTAGGTCTATTTTCTTCTGGTatattacaaataaaaacaacaagtttttCCAATTCTCGTATCCACTCCTTGTCGTCATTCACAGAAAAATGGGAACCACTTATTATGAAACCTCCGTAAGTGTTAACAGAATTCAAACTTGGTAATTGTCCTTTGACAGCGTAAAAGatgtcaaaattaaatttttttccaccAATGCCCTGGAATCTGTTGAGAAAGAACTTTCCAATACTTTCAGGTTCACCCCAATGTTCAGGATCTTCAGTAATTAGAATTCCAATTTTATTTTCCGTCTTCATCTTTTAGAAAATACTCTCCCAATAGAGAGCTATATGTTATAACCTACTACGTTGACATACTCTTCAGTTAATGTTGGTGACTATACACTGCgcatatatgttttttaataattgaACAGCAGCTATTCAATACATTTTAAATATCAATACAATATGTTGTATCATCCTTTTCAGTGAAGCATGCAAACATTCATGTAGGTGCATTGCTCTTTTTCTCTTGAGCATTTAGAAATTGGATGATTGAATTTTTATGAATTGTGTGAATTATCACACATATCACACAACGTTTAGTGTTCTTTTCGTAATATGGCGCAATGGCGGAATGGCGCAATGGCAAAATCCCTTGCGGGAAAGTGATGTTTTATTTacttgtttattaattttttttgcatgttaGCTTCATACTGGTGTGTTATTTTCTCCTGTGTCTCCATGCTGATGATCCAGCATGATCCTCTTCTATTTGTCATACTCAAtttctttcaataaaattttataatttacttGAATTTCatttgtgatatatttcttcttaatttttattgggATGAAGAGCCATTTTATTGTAAATGGATAAGCCccgaaaataaatttatttattatacttAGATATTTATTTATGGCGCAGAAAATTTGTTGTTCCCTTCACTAAATAATTTAATAGATCATGTAACACTTTATAAGCATATTGTCAGAGACGAACTAAAAACCTTTTGTTTATGTCAAGACTTTCAATCGTGTCTTCCTAATAACAAGTCAGCCAGATCATCATAATACTCATGCTACGACCTTAACCGACATTTATTGACTTAATAGGAAACAAAAGAATTTCACCTCTTAACAATAGCTGTCCCCAAGGAAAACATCATGCTACGAAAGCACGAAATTTGATATACAAAGGACAGGTGACACCATGAatttttttccacgggttaaggGCAAGTCTCTATATCAATAATACTTGTCTCTTTCTGTTACGCAAAATGGCACTTGGTGCAACAGTGGCTTTCCTGATCTTGCCGCGAATCGATACCACTTCTTGTATTGTGACAAAAAAGTGTTGACTGGCTCTGTctgaattttacaaaaaatagttcCTAAACGATAGACTAAAGAGAATTGTTTTCGTACTGATGTTAATATCATTGAACTCCGTACAAGTTTAGATTATTGCATTTAAAGATGTCTGAGGTGAGTATAACATTATAATGACGTCAGTGGGATCACTGGTGATGCCATTTGGCTGGATAGGTAtttcctttaaatattttttttttttgagattaaATACCCTCCGCAAAGTGTAATACCCACGGTGCTAAAAAGGTAACAAATGATA
The genomic region above belongs to Hydractinia symbiolongicarpus strain clone_291-10 chromosome 4, HSymV2.1, whole genome shotgun sequence and contains:
- the LOC130642202 gene encoding uncharacterized protein LOC130642202 gives rise to the protein MKTENKIGILITEDPEHWGEPESIGKFFLNRFQGIGGKKFNFDIFYAVKGQLPSLNSVNTYGGFIISGSHFSVNDDKEWIRELEKLVVFICNIPEENRPKIFGICFGHQLIAKALGGVVGKRDGRFIFGAENLKLDVEILSEEYYKNVFTKKNLKIMQCHGEEVRVMPECARSVASSNSCDTEMIKYGRYALTTQGHPEFTEAIMRKIFVPRFEKYGMIKTEEDYIELDKSFFNADTDGMVRFVLEFLQSK